The Brachionichthys hirsutus isolate HB-005 chromosome 11, CSIRO-AGI_Bhir_v1, whole genome shotgun sequence genome includes a window with the following:
- the tbx4 gene encoding T-box transcription factor TBX4: MLQEKLSAVTDERMSRVQGGGETDLLSDQARLGPSTAPAIPSSSEPDQNIENIKVVLHERELWKKFHETGTEMIITKAGRRMFPSYKVKVTGMNPKTKYILLIDVVPADDHRYKFCDNKWMVAGKAEPAMPGRLYVHPDSPATGAHWMRQLVSFQKLKLTNNHLDPFGHIILNSMHKYQPRLHIVKADENNAFGSKNTAYCTHVFHETSFISVTSYQNHKITQLKIENNPFAKGFRGSEEGDLRVSRLQGKDYPAISKNMVRQRLISSHSHLAGKLGADVLTGHSQVLSSYQYESGAPLTNSDSQESISTHFPQSRESSLLYHCFKHRDNARHLELGCKRPYLETSSAVSEEHYFRAAPSYESPLLSHPYCTEAITSRQACMYGSMETESGSVAGDTDDLTNSSSINCNMWATMQPYPRYSVEGVPYQPFTAHFTNNTTVTPVVPHPTSSMGSRPPADLGVYDSATVQRGLPIIPPSSSSSSCAPAVRSDQPSLYHKKPGSPLRPHRNFPAYPTQGTLPFRDPSYQYQVGLSNAGTHWTDS; this comes from the exons atgctgcaggagaagctTTCAGCTGTGACGGATGAACGCATGAGCCGGGTCCAGGGCGGCGGGGAGACGGATCTCCTTTCAGACCAGGCACGACTGGGCCCGTCCACGGCTCCCGCCATTCCCAGCTCCAGCGAGCCCGACCAG AACATTGAGAACATTAAGGTCGTTCTTCATGAGAGGGAGCTGTGGAAGAAGTTTCACGAGACCGGCACAGAGATGATCATTACTAAAGCAGGCAG GAGGATGTTTCCGAGCTACAAGGTGAAGGTGACTGGCATGAATCCCAAAACCAAATACATCCTCCTCATTGACGTCGTCCCAGCTGATGACCATCGCTATAAGTTTTGCGATAACAAGTG GATGGTGGCTGGAAAGGCGGAGCCAGCAATGCCAGGCAGACTTTACGTCCATCCGGATTCCCCCGCCACTGGAGCTCATTGGATGAGGCAGCTGGTGTCTTTCCAGAAGCTCAAACTAACGAACAACCATCTGGACCCTTTTGGTCAT ATCATCTTGAACTCTATGCACAAGTACCAGCCCAGACTCCACATCGTCAAAGCGGATGAAAACAACGCCTTTGGATCCAAGAACACTGCCTACTGCACTCATGTCTTTCACGAGACGTCCTTCATCTCGGTAACCTCCTATCAAAACCACAAG ATCACTCAGCTGAAGATAGAAAACAATCCATTTGCCAAAGGATTCCGAGGTAGTGAAGAAGGAGACCTGCGTGTTTCAAGACTACAGGG GAAAGACTATCCCGCAATCTCAAAGAATATGGTTCGCCAAAGGCTCATCTCCTCGCATAGTCATCTTGCTGGGAAGCTCGGAGCGGATGTTCTCACGGGGCACTCTCAAGTCCTGTCCTCGTATCAGTATGAGTCCGGGGCTCCTTTGACTAACTCTGACTCCCAAGAGTCAATCTCGACCCACTTCCCCCAGAGCAGAGAGTCCAGTCTCCTGTACCACTGCTTCAAACACCGAG ATAATGCCCGACACCTCGAGCTTGGATGTAAGCGGCCATATCTGGAGACATCATCAGCAGTGTCAGAGGAGCATTACTTCCGTGCAGCTCCCTCTTATGAGTCGCCTCTACTCTCCCATCCTTACTGCACAGAGGCAATCACCTCTAGACAAGCTTGTATGTACGGGAGTATGGAAACGGAGTCTGGGTCCGTGGCAGGAGATACAGATGACCTAACCAATTCCTCTTCAATCAATTGTAACATGTGGGCAACGATGCAACCTTACCCTCGCTACAGCGTGGAGGGTGTCCCGTACCAGCCCTTCACTGCTCATTTCACCAACAATACCACAGTCACACCTGTGGTACCACACCCTACGTCATCCATGGGGTCACGGCCACCAGCTGACTTAGGGGTTTATGACTCAGCTACAGTCCAGCGAGGTCTTCCTATCATACctccctcatcttcttcttcatcttgcGCTCCAGCTGTTAGGTCAGACCAGCCATCTCTGTACCACAAGAAGCCAGGGTCACCACTTCGACCTCACAGAAATTTCCCAGCCTATCCCACTCAAGGTACTCTACCATTCCGGGATCCATCCTATCAGTACCAAGTGGGGTTGAGCAACGCAGGTACTCATTGGACCGACAGCTAA